tgatctctctctctctctctcactcacataAGTTCACTATAATGGGAAATGACCAAATGATTGGGATCACCACATCATGGCACACAGGAAGATGCTAAGGCAAGATCCATAGcttattgagaaaaataaagaaacatctGACTAAAGGATGATGGAAATGAACCAACCAGCACTACAGTCAACTCCATCCCAATGTCTTCCTGGTCTTATACCAGATCTGTTTGGAGCAACATCTAATCTTCGTTTTAACCAGCTGTGATCAGGAATGTCCTGAGGAACAACAAACCCTGattccttcattttctcattatcCCCTAGGTTTGGGAGAACTAGTTCAGGGCACTTTTTCTGCACAATGTCAAAGAGATATGTCAAATTAGTATTAAATTCTTCAATTTCAATGATAAAAGATAAGCAAGTCAATTACTTGTCTTCACCAAATGTGCCACGGGATCACCATCTCTTATTCTCTCCCTCAGCATTTTGTCAAGTCCAAGATCCTCTCTGCAAACAGAACAcagatgttatttatttttattttttgataagtagagaACGCATATGTTATTTATTACAAGGCACTAGGTGTACACATAGTAAGACTGGAAAATGAAGGTATTATGCTGTCTCTGCCAAACAGAAGATGGGTAGCTCTGTAGTGAAGCACAGTTAATGTATTTGTTGCTTGGTGGTTGTAAAGGAAGTAAAATCTTAGTGACAACAAGGAATAGCTCTGTTGCTACTATTATGGACACTACTAGCACTAATACATACAATCTAAAAGGTCTACCCAAAGTGGACTGTATGTCTTTGTTTGTGAAATTGGCATTTAAGCTAAGACAGGAAAATCAATATCCAAACCTCTTAAAAATTGGAAGAGAATTTGTCGAAAAATGTAAAGGAGTTCTATTGGCAATGAGTACTTTAGCTGACCTACTTTATTCAAAAGTTGATGAACACGAGTGGATATCTATTAGAGATAACAAGATATggcatttaaaacaaaaggaaggtGACATCTTACCCGCGTTGAAGCTCAATTACAACCAATTTCCATTTCACTTGAAGCAATGTTTTGCATATTGTTCTGTTTTCCCAAAGGATTTTCAATTCGATAATGATCTGTTGATTCGATTTTGGTTGGCACATGGAATTCTTCAATCCCCTATCAACAAAAGTCAAGAGTTGGAAGATGTTGGTGACTTGTGTATCAAGAGCTGTTGTCGAGATCGTTCTTTCAAGATGTTGTACAAAAAGATATCTCACATTATACCTTTAAAATGCAAGATCTTGTCCATGATCTTGCACTCTCAATTGCCAAAGGTGAGTGTTCGGTAGTGATCGAGAAGTCTACCCTTGCTTCAGTAGTTTGTCATCTGTCAATTTTGGAGAATGGGCAAGAAATTACAACACAATTAGAGAAGTTGAGCAAAGTTCAAAACAGAGCAACCCATGTCCTTACTTGAAGCATGCATCTCAAGATTTAAGTACTTACGGATGCTTGATTTGTGAAATTCACCATTTGACGTGTTGCCAAATTCTATTGGAACTTTGAAACATTTGAGATATCTCAACTTATACGAAAATCGCAAAATCAAGCAACTTCCAGATTCCATTTGCATGCTGCACAGTTTGCAAACTTTACAGCTTAGAGGTTGCAGCAATCTTTCTTGAACGGTTACCCAAAGGTATAAGGGACATAATCAGCCTCAGGTTTTTGGGTGTTACAATAAAGCATACCTGCTTTCGAAGGAGGCAGTATCAAACACCTAACTGCCCTAATGAACCTGGTAATTACGGATTGTGAAGAGCTTAGTTTGACGGATAACGAAGAGAATCAAGATCTACAATAGTTCTGATTACAGTCCCCAAGCCAAACCATAAGGCACTAGACTAGTTTGGAATATGGCATACTTTTGCTTTCCCATGAGAATATCCTATGAAATAAGCTTTGACACAACAAGGTAAGAATAATCATAAAACTATgctcttgtaaaaaaaaaatcataaaactatGCTATATAAAAGGAACCCAAACTAATATCTTCATCATTCCACTCTAATTTTATTTCCATAACAAAAACTCTATTTAGCATGTTTGTTTTCACAAAATGACATATAAAGTAGGGAAAAACCCCTTGAGTTGAGACACAAGTTGAACTAGCTTGGAGATCATTTTGGAATTTATTAGAGTATTACCCCATATCTGTTTCAATTATCATTTTCGAATTTTTGAACCATGGTCTGTTTCAATAACTAATAAGTGGCCTCTATCACCACAATCAAACcattcattaattaaaactgaaaTTAATCCAATAGCTAGCACCAAGAatgcatttaaaataaaaaccaacctCTGTTCCAAGTGTTACTATTCTCATTTGTAAAACCCTAATACCCTAACAAccttcacaaatcacaaatgcATCTGTAACCCAGTtacaaaaaagtaataatttaaaACAGAGACCACATACATGGTAAGTGTTTGGAATAGGGCCTACCCAAACAATCTTCAAGGagcctttcttttttctcacaaTAATCAGAAACCCTGCTTCATTTACCCAGAGTCAAGCATGCAAGTTTCACATAATGTAATCACTTATAAATGGATAAGGAGGTGAATGAAAGCTTCCAAGGATATCAAATCTTGATGTTTCATGCTATTGATCAAGTAGGAAAATGAATAAGAAAACATTGAATGATTACTATTTTTGAAGTCCAAGCAtaacaactaaaaacaaaaggcaatatGTGAAGTGCCTTACTGAAAGAATGTTAAAGGAATTTCCAAGTTTCAAGTTATATTCTTTGTCTGCATCATCACAAAAGAATTTGAGGACTTAAAGTCTTATTCCCTGAAGCCTTCTGATAGtattttgataaagaatagCAAACTCCGAAATCTAAAACACAACTAACAGCAGAATTACTTGACAATGAAAGAATCCAAAATCCATAAATAGCAATTATTCAAAGCGGCAAAATCAACCGGCCACTCTTTCtagaaaacaaatataacaGCAACAGAGATTGATGAATGAGAATTTAGATTTACATCAAAAACAGGATCCTTTAAATGTCGACAACAAGCACTACACTGATACAACACGTAAGTTTAACAAAGAATGATATAGGTTGAATGTATAACCTAactatttcttaaaaattcagGAGAAAAGGAAAGCTCTGCATATGAGGTTAGTAATAGTAACAAGGGAATTGCAGGTATGCCAAATCCATCAAAGATCAGAATATTAGTTGAAGTAGAAAGAAGATAATCTCTAATATTAACTACTAAATAAGGAAAATCTACTAGTATCAATGGCCTTTGGTTGATATTCAGTTGACCTATCACAAGCACCCAAATTGCCACATGAGCATCACCAACTGCAAACAAACTATTCTGtcatttcataaataaataaaactaattcCATGTTTGCTACGTTGCATCAACTGAAGTTCAAGATAATAATCCCAAAATTAACAATACTAGTGCTCAACATATTTTCaaggaaagataaaaaaaatggaacagAAAAAAACAACCTAGCGCCAacacaagaaaagaaatatcaccaataaaagtaaaaattgaaacaaacattaCCCAGTCCTTAATCATTATCAATATGTCAATATGATTACAGTACAAAGTAAAACAATAAACTTACTCCATTATAGAGATGGCTTTATCTATTGGGAGGGAGGGAGACATGAAAATATTCTTGAATGTTCTTATCCACTTGATTAGATGACAGCATGTCAAATACTATGCTTGCAGTGGTTGCATCTGCTGAAAATCCCTTGTCAACCATTATTTGGAGATATTTCGTAGCCTTTGATGTCTTATTGTGTTGCAGTAACCCTTGGATAATTCTGTTATATGTGCGATCGTTGGGTGAGCAACCATTCCCATCCATTTTCTCAAGCAACTCACATGCTTCATCTATTAGTCCCTCTTGGCACAGCCCCTTGATCATAATATTGTAAGTTGGAACATCAGGCTGCAATCCTTTGGTAGGGAGACTATAAAAGAGTTCTCTTGCAGTTGTAAGCTTCCTAACATTACAAAAACCGTCAATCAAGATGTTGTAATAAATCAAAGTATTATGATGCTTCAGCCTTTTTTCTTCCATCTCTTGAAACAATGCCATTGCCTCAGCGATCTGTTTATTCTTAACAAGGCCATCTAACAAGATGGCATAGGTCTGAGAATTTGGACGTTGGCCAAAAGCTTGCATGTTATGGAATAGCTCAAGTGCAGCTTGGGGCCTCTCCACTCGGCAATAGCCACCTATAAGAGTGTTGTAAGTCACAACATCGGGAATCATTCCTTTGTTGGACATTTCATGAAAGAGACGCATTGCCTcgtcaatttttttacttttgcaaTATCCGTTTATCAATATATTATAGCTAAACACATTGGGTGAACAACCCCTCTCAACCATCATATTAAATGCTTTGATAGCATCATCCATTTTGTTTTGCAAACAATAACTGTCAATCAAAGAGTTATAAGTGACGGAGTCAGGCTCAATGCCTCTTTGAACCATTTTAGTAAAAACTTCTTTTGCCTCTGTCAACATCCCTTCCTTGCAAAGTGTGTCCACCAAAATGTTAAAGGTCCACACATCTGGCATGATCTCCCTTTGCATCATCTCATTCAACAAAGTAGCAGCCTCCCTCCACCGGCCAAAATTGCATAGTCCTTGAATTAAGCAACTATAAGTGACAACGTCTGGCTGAATGCCTTTACTCATCATTTCAGATAAAAGGTTTAAAGCCTCAGTTACCAATTTGTCCTTACATAAACTGTCAATGATCGTGCTATACAGCACCACATCAGGTTCAAAATTCCCTTTTTCTACCGTCCTTAGCAACCTAATAGCTGCACTAGTCTCCCCAATCTTACACAGACCGTTTACTATTGTTCCAACAGTAATCACATCAGGTTGATACCCTTTGTTCTCCATTTCTTCTACCAACCTCACAGTTCCAGAAACATTACCTTGATGACAGAGACCTTTAAGAAGAGTGTTTAGAATTATATGGTTTGGTTGAtaaccaagtttcaaaattgttgCTAAGACAGAGAACCCAAAATCGACCCGGTTCAAATGACAGTAGCAATTAATCAAAACATTGAGAATATAAACATCGGGAGTAATTCCAAAGGAGCCCATATCTCTAATTAGAGTAATGACTACGGAGTAATGCTTCATTCTTGCAATGGCACCCAACAATTGAGTAAAATCGACAATGGAAGGCAAAGGGTGCATGtgaagcattttatcaaacaggCCTAAGGCATGATCAAGATTCTTAAAGGTTCGAGATTTGCAGTGATCTCTAACAGAATTCAACAACTGATTCCGATTCTGATTAGGGATTTTTGCATTTTCTCTTCTACTGCTAATACTATTAGTAGAATAAGTAAAAGCATGAAATGGAAGGCTTCCTCGAATAATCAAACGACTGTATACAGAAACAAGAGAGGATGTTGATTTACCCATTTCctcgagaagaagaagaagaagtaaagcTAGTTTGGTGTTCACAATGACTGACTCAGGCAGCTACCAATTCGGGGCGGGTTTGGTTTCGGCTGAGCTCCGGAACTTGTAAAAGGAGAAATCGTGGTGATGGAGTTGGCAAATCAGAGAGCGAAACTGGAAGCTGTGAGCTGTGAGTGGGAACCGTACGAGGGAGTGAGAGTGAAAGTGTATTTGCTAAGGGAAAACTCATTCAAGTAAAATATTGTTTAGTTAAAAGAGCcctaagaaaacaaaataaattattgttgatatatttttatttttttatttattatgatatattttatagtattacttcctaatttttttaaattactaaaatacatttttggtccaaattttaatttatgagattttttttttgaaaaataattcttatttaTGAGATTTAAGTGGTCTCTTTTATTTGTTAACTAGTTTTATGCCCATACAATGTACGGCTTAGtgaaagaattatatataaattttaaaaatatttttttgataatataattaaatttaataacaaataaatagtaaaaatattttatagataatggcaagttttaaatttctaaaagctcttagtagtaattttatttcaaaaacacTAATTAATGATTGAAGAGAAACGTTATATCCGGTTAGACTAAAACATAACTTTTACTTGTTCAAATAACAATTAAGGCATAGTAAGGAGAggaacaacaaataataattataacatatcgacataataatatttatatttaattataatgacTCGCTTGCATCTCAAAGTGTCAAATTAATATCAACACTAAACATGCTAGGatgtttttgttaattaatgtaaataagcaaaaaattaatatcaacatCTAACACCCTACTATTGcatgaattttgattaaaattgacctaatatttttactttaaccCCAAGAAATCATCCcgaatttacaaattaaaaactacccaaatttataaataagaaaaaattgaaagcaaaattcactacaacacacacataaatatatacacacaaagaaattctaaattcattaattacaaacaatataaatttctaaacattaaaaaaaatatggaattAGATTTAAAGTAAAGACACTCACATCAAAGTTGAATTAACTTTGACAGAAGGGGGAAGTCATGTAGATTTCACATGaaagttgaatatatatatatatttttttaacacaagtTATCCAAAAATATAAGTAAATGCTTAGgtagaaaaattattaataagaTGAAAAGTCACTAATAATATGATGTATGTTAAAGAgtcattaaaattattaaagattaaaggaaaataataaatttgacatatgaAGAGGAAGGAATGTAGAAGTGACGGATACATTTGGATGGACTTGGCAGATCAAGATAAGTGGGCCCAAGGTGAACGAATCCAGTGTGAACGGATCAGGATAGACGGACCAAAAAGCCACGTGGTGCTAAAGTGGTCATTATGAGGTCTCTAAGAAATCCTAAATGGAGAAGACTTGCGTCCCATGATTAAGCCTAAAATCCCAATATGAATAGAATTTTAACACGAGGAGGATTCTGGAAGATACGCACATTGATGAAGATcttccctataaggaaaagacttgaTATGCAAGCATAGGAGTATGGTTTgacactactataaaagcccaaaGACTCTCAGAAAACAGGTACGCATAATTAACCCtagctctggcactctagaattgtgaaaaaagttataacttgaccttcgaagggtatttggccggcaccacactgGTGACATCTGATaggtcttctttttttgttgtgcaggtgttGTTGAAAACGTGCAAAGACAATGTGACTCATTGGTGATTTTTTCGACATCATCAACATAATATACATATCTAATAActacaaataattttatatttctcatcacaaattaattagaaaatacCAAATTACCAATATATGAGAAAAGAGTAACGATTCAtactttaaatttataataccataaataaataaaaatcatatatacaCAACCTTTAACTATTAGATAAAAAgaatttgattctcaaaaaaaaaaaaaaaaaaaaaaaaaaaattttttttttttttttttttgaataagagaaaaattttaacTATGGACTTATTAccaatagaataaaataaaataaaaaggtgtagtggctttttgtttttgtttttcagatCAATGTGGCACTCTAagcttcataaaataaaatggtggCTAACTAAGAAACCAAAACTGTCACCTACCtccattctctttttctcctcttcaattttaacttttacctCCGACTCTCTCTTCTGCAAATACAAAAGACTGGAGCATCAACGGAGACTTTGAGGttcaaactcaaaaatattACCCTCTGATTATGAGAGTGTCATGTTCAATTTTCCTCAAATCCACATTTGAAACAAGCcaaatatatattcaaaatttagtgtttttttcaaaatgtgGCTCC
This genomic stretch from Quercus lobata isolate SW786 chromosome 3, ValleyOak3.0 Primary Assembly, whole genome shotgun sequence harbors:
- the LOC115980468 gene encoding putative pentatricopeptide repeat-containing protein At1g12700, mitochondrial gives rise to the protein MGKSTSSLVSVYSRLIIRGSLPFHAFTYSTNSISSRRENAKIPNQNRNQLLNSVRDHCKSRTFKNLDHALGLFDKMLHMHPLPSIVDFTQLLGAIARMKHYSVVITLIRDMGSFGITPDVYILNVLINCYCHLNRVDFGFSVLATILKLGYQPNHIILNTLLKGLCHQGNVSGTVRLVEEMENKGYQPDVITVGTIVNGLCKIGETSAAIRLLRTVEKGNFEPDVVLYSTIIDSLCKDKLVTEALNLLSEMMSKGIQPDVVTYSCLIQGLCNFGRWREAATLLNEMMQREIMPDVWTFNILVDTLCKEGMLTEAKEVFTKMVQRGIEPDSVTYNSLIDSYCLQNKMDDAIKAFNMMVERGCSPNVFSYNILINGYCKSKKIDEAMRLFHEMSNKGMIPDVVTYNTLIGGYCRVERPQAALELFHNMQAFGQRPNSQTYAILLDGLVKNKQIAEAMALFQEMEEKRLKHHNTLIYYNILIDGFCNVRKLTTARELFYSLPTKGLQPDVPTYNIMIKGLCQEGLIDEACELLEKMDGNGCSPNDRTYNRIIQGLLQHNKTSKATKYLQIMVDKGFSADATTASIVFDMLSSNQVDKNIQEYFHVSLPPNRKEWPVDFAALNNCYLWILDSFIVKEDLGLDKMLRERIRDGDPVAHLKKCPELVLPNLGDNEKMKESGFVVPQDIPDHSWLKRRLDVAPNRSGIRPGRHWDGVDCSAGFEKGLHQGFSAPTENMFHKLIGLGGVQLSFLYCSIAAAVSFAIEILYSWCLVAEFQLCRDAVTIQVLESAVLKCVSSLLDLLYNVAQVVSALCKMKRDMNSMKLGEENDQLVVIGIVDLAKLIKALRNKVGKADKITLEQTTNYHILILFVYYEIDKVFRKDLSLATKLANICPAVKEALKATKTTGFMKVFKWKGYGLEIRMLENYKIVGHILGVVIRDSGCHCIGATCARIEVGNDWIEEQALGLCSAVQFAVELGLQDLVVEYEIKGFVDELCAKGPINLRMATSHPNVPTYNIMIKGLCQEELIDEACELLEKMDGNGCLPNDRTYNKIIQGLLQHSETSKATKYLQIMVDKGFSANVTTASMLVDMVSSNQVDKNILEFLHASLPPNR